CTTGGAAGCGCCCGCCACACTGTCGCCACCGTTCGTGGTGGCGGCTACCAGTTCGTGCCAGGGCCTTATGCCACAGTGCGCGGACCTGCGGAATACAGCATCTGACTTCGCTGTTCTGTCTTTAGACAATCCGTTTTCTTGAATGACCAATGCCGGCTGCAAGCCGGTGAAACGCAAAGGATCGCCATGACCCAGAAACTCCTCGTCGGAACGCAAGCACCTGACTTCGCGCTGCTCGACGCCGACGGCACCAAGGTCTCGCTGTCCGATTACCGCGGACGCAACGTCATTGTGTACTTCTACCCCAAAGCAGCCACCCCCGGCTGCACCACCGAGGCCTGCGATTTCCGCGACAACCTCGCAAGCCTGCAGGGCAACGGTTACGACGTCATCGGGATCTCCCCTGACGCCCCCGAGGCCCTCGCCAAGTTCACTGGTGAATTTGCGCTGACCTTCCCGTTGCTCTCCGATGAGGACCACGCCGTGGCCC
This genomic stretch from Micrococcaceae bacterium Sec5.1 harbors:
- the bcp gene encoding thioredoxin-dependent thiol peroxidase; protein product: MTQKLLVGTQAPDFALLDADGTKVSLSDYRGRNVIVYFYPKAATPGCTTEACDFRDNLASLQGNGYDVIGISPDAPEALAKFTGEFALTFPLLSDEDHAVALAYGAWGEKLVDGEIVEGLVRSTVVLDGEGTVKLTQYQVSAQGHVQALKEELLGV